The following are encoded together in the bacterium (Candidatus Blackallbacteria) CG13_big_fil_rev_8_21_14_2_50_49_14 genome:
- a CDS encoding OmpA family protein has translation NANANSNANANSNANANSNANANSNANANSNANANSNLNQLTAIQFNAKGRQDP, from the coding sequence GCAACGCCAATGCCAACAGCAATGCCAATGCCAACAGCAACGCCAATGCCAACAGCAATGCCAATGCCAACAGCAATGCCAATGCCAACAGCAACGCCAATGCCAACAGCAATCTTAATCAACTCACAGCGATTCAATTCAATGCCAAAGGTCGCCAGGATCCTTAG